The Desulfovibrio inopinatus DSM 10711 genome segment TGTTGATAGAGGACATGGTGTCGTCCATGAGACGGTGTTTGAGCATATTGCTGAATTTCTCCCGCGAAATGGAGTTGTTGTAGCGAATAATTCTCGTGTTATGCCTGCACGTCTTTTGGGTGCAAAATCCACAGGGGGAAAAGTTGAACTCCTTTTATTAACGCCTCTCTCTCGGCTGACACCAATTGAGACGTCTGAAAATTGGTGGCAAGCACGTGCAAATGGTTTGCTCAGAGCCTCCAAGGGACCGCGCCCAGGAGAGGTTATCCATTTTGCTCCTGACTTTTGGCTCGAAGTCATTGAACGTGGGGAATTCGGAAAAAGTGACGTTGAATTACATTGGCAAGGGGATCTACAAAATATTGTCGATCGCCTCGGCCACATGCCTCTCCCCCCGTATATTCGGCGAAGCGATACGTTGAATGATAAAACTCGTTATCAAACCGTCTATGCTGCACCGGACAAGACGGGATCAGTCGCTGCGCCAACTGCCGGTTTGCACATGACGCACGATGTCCGTGAGAAGCTGGCGGAACGCGGTATCGAATGGGTCGACGTCACGCTCCATGTCGGCTACGGCACCTTTTCACCGGTGCGTTGCCATGATATCCGGGAACATGTCATGCACAACGAATACGGTGAAGTATCCGAACAAGCCGCCAGTGTGCTTTCCCGTGCCAAGAAAGAAGGACGCCCGATAACGGCTATTGGAACGACTTCGACGCGTATCCTTGAGGGAGCGTTTGCACGATGTGGGGAAATCGCCCCCTTTTCTGGGGACACCAATATCTTTATCCGTCCAGGCTATCAGTTTCATGTTGTTGACAATCTCGTGACGAATTTCCATTTGCCAGGATCGTCGCTGCTGATTATGGTGTCGGCCCTGGCCGGACGAGACACGGTGCTTCAAGCATATTCCCATGCCGTCTCGTCGAAGTATCGTTTTTTCTCGTACGGCGACGCTATGCTTCTTCGTACAAAATGCCCATAAGGCGTCGTCAGAGCGCGCTCACCAGGGGCGCAATTTCAAGGAGCGATCATGTCCCACGTGAAAATTGACGAGGCACTCTGCAAAGGGTGCCTACTTTGCGTCACCGCCTGTCCAAAGGAAATCTTGCGTCAGGCCGACAGGTTCAACCAGCAGGGTTACAAAGTCGCCGAAGTGGATCCGGACAAGGCCGATGAATGTACCGGCTGCGCCGCTTGCGGCAAAATGTGTCCCGATATCGCCATTACAGTTTGGCGTACCCAAAAAGCCAAGAAGGAGGCGGCACATGGCGAGTGAATCCCGTATCTTCGTCAAAGGCAATGAGGCCGTTGTTCACGGCGCTCTCGCTGCGGGATGCCGCTGCTATTTCGGGTATCCCATCACGCCCCAGAACGATATTCCCGAGCTTATGTCCAAGCTCATGCCCGAATCCGGTGGAAGTTTTGTTCAGGCTGAAAGCGAAGTCGCTGCGGCGAACATGCTTCTCGGTGCTGCGGCAACAGGTACCCGGGCCATGACTTCATCTTCGAGTCCGGGGATTTCACTCAAGCAAGAAGCAATATCCTATATGGCAGGCTCGCGCTTGCCCGGCGTTATTGTCAACATGAACCGTGGAGGTCCCGGTCTTGGAGATATTGGTCCGTCACAGGGCGATTATTTTCAATCCGTCAAAGGCGGAGGGCACGGCGATTACCGTCTGCTCGTCCTTGGACCGGCGACCTGCCAAGAAGCATATGATTTGACCATTCTCGCTTTTGATCTTGCGTTTAAATACCAAAATCCCGTCATGATTCTTGGTGATGCCATTATCGGTCAAATGAAAGAACCGGTCATCCCCTGGAAGCCAGCGCCGGTGGATTCCAACGAAGCGTCTGACTGGGCACTGACAGGGGCCAAAGGTCGTCCCATGCGGCTTATTAAATCGCTGTATCTTGAAGACGGTGCGTTGGCCGCACAAAATATCCGCCTGCGCGATACCTATAAAGCCATGGAAGCCGAGATTCGAGCCGAATCGTTTGAGACCGACGACGCTGAACTCGTCGTTGTAGCCTATGGCTCCATTGGTCGTATTGTGAAAAGTGCGGTTCGCAATTTGCGCAAGCAGGGGAAAAAAGTTGGCCTGTATCGTCCCATTACGCTGTTTCCTTTTCCGGCTCAGGGACTGCGCGAACTGGCACAGAAAGGAAAGCGGTTCTTAACCATCGAACACAATCTGGGCCAGATGGTCGAGGACGTCAAACTGAGCATGATCGGCTTGGCCGACTCGGATTTTCACGGCCACATGCCCGGGTCCATCCCAAGTCCTGACGACTTTGAAGCGCCGATCCTGTCGGCCCTTGAAAGGAGCGCCTCATGACCGAACAACTCGTTTTTGACCGGCCTGAAGTTATCGCCGATCGTGCCACGCACTATTGTCCGGGCTGCCAGCATGGTGTCGCCCAGAGGCTTGTTGGCGAATGTCTGGAAGAGTTTGGTGTTGTCGATAAAACCATTGCCGTGACAAGCATCGGCTGCTCCGTTTTTCTCTACAACTATTTGCTTGTCGACTCGGTTGAAGCGCCGCATGGTCGTGCACCTGCCGTGGCAACGGGCGTCAAACGAGCAAAACCCGACAATATCGTTCTTGCCTACCAGGGCGACGGAGATTTGGCCTCCATTGGTATGGCCGAAATTATGCACTGCGCCAACCGCGGCGAGCGTGTAACCATTATCTTCGTTAATAATACGGTATATGGCATGACCGGTGGACAAATGGCTCCAACCACAATGATTGGCCAGAAAACCACGACGTGTCCTGGTGGCCGGTGTGCCGAACGAGAAGGGCAGCCGTTCAAGATGGCTGAAATTCTCGCCGGACTTGGTGGAGTTGCGTATAGCGCCCGCGTGGCGGTGAACAACGCGAAGAACTTGGTGAAAGCAAAAAGAGCGATCAAGCATGCTTTCCAAGCGCAGATCGACAACAAAGGATTCGGGTTTGTCGAAGTGCTTGCAACCTGTCCGACCAACTGGAAAATGACGCCGGTTGCGGCCAATGAGCGCATTGAGTGCGAACTTATTCCCTACTTCCCCCTGGGAATCTACAAAGACCGTTTGAATGAAGGGGAGGGATGCTGATGAGCCTGTATAAAGACGTCATCATCGCCGGTTTCGGCGGCCAGGGCGTAATGCTGATCGGCAATCTCCTGGCCTACGCCGGCATGAATCACGGTCTGAATGTGACCTATATTCCGGTCTATGGTCCGGAAATGCGTGGGGGAACGGCGAACTGCACCGTTGTTGTATCGGACGAAGAAATCGGTTCTCCCATTATTCAATCGCCTGAGTCCGTCATCATTATGAATCGCCCATCGCTCGACAAATTTGGTCCGAGCCTGAAAGACGGTGGTGTCGCTGTCATCAACTCGTCGCTTGTTGATCCGACGTTGGCGGAGAAAGATCGCTATTCCGTTTTTGCTGTGCCGGCGGTCGACATTGCCGACAAAATCGGCAACACCCGCATGGCCAACATGGTCGCTCTCGGGGCCTACATCAAGGCAAGCAATGTCATGCCGCTTGATGTTGTCAAAGATAGCCTCGAAAATGTCATCTCCGCTCACTACAAACATCTCATCCCCAAAAACTCCGAAGCCCTTCAAGCCGGCTACGACCACGTGGGATAATCGTTTTCAGCGATAAGGAGAAAAGACAGAACGTCTGTTTCTCTTGCAAAAGAAAAAGGAGCACTTGTCTTGATGGACAGGTGCTCCTTTATTGTTTGGTAAATAATGTAATGTTGTTGTGAGATTTCGGCAACGTTGCTTTGGTCTTTGGACATTAAAGAAGAGGGGCAACGGTGTTGATGCCGATAAAGAAGGCAAGTGCGAATGTCGTGTAGACGATTTGTGCTTTAAGAGGTGTTGCTTTTTCCTTTCTATACTGCATCGAAGAAATTCCTTCCAGGATTCTGAGCAGTTTAAGAAATATTGGTTATCGAGGGAAGCTATAACAATGTTTCTGTATCTTGAAAGAAACGATTGGGAAGGGGGCTCCCCAATCGCCTGAGTTCATGGTTACTGCTTTCTCTCCGTAGGCTCAGTATACGTTCATCCGTCTTGTTTAGCGTTCTCCTATTGTCAACGGCTTCCCCAATCGCAGTTGACTTCGAACATGGGAGAAGGTGTTTTCGAGGTCGGTGAGTCGGGCAAGAATGTCTTGCTCTTCCTGGGTACGTGACAGGACGGCGTGGACCGCGCCGTGTTCGAACACGAGGCGGCGAGTGGCCGACAGAGCGAGAACGGGGTCGTGGGTGGCGATGACGACGATTTTGTCGCTCTTGACGAGGAGGTCGAGCGCGCGGAGTTTGTCGACGCCCGCGTTTTCAATTTCGTCGATGAGCAAGACCGGCGACCAACTGAGCAGGGCCGCGTCGGCAATCATCAGCGCGCGCGATTGTCCGCCCGAGAGTTGTGTCAGTTGGGTTCTTGGGGCGAACGGTTCTCCGGCCAGATCGTTGGCTGCGGCAATGACCTTTTCGGTCGTCTCTTCCGGGGTGGGAACCTCGCGGCTTTTGGCGTGCGTCAGGATGAAATCGTCAACAGCCATGTCGAGGACGAAATTCATGTTCTGTGTCAGCTGCGCAACGAGCCGTCCTTGTAGTTCAAAACGTTGATCGGGGTCGGGCGGGGTTTCATTGAGTAGGATTTTCCGGCCGGACGGGGTGTCATTATCGGCAAGCGATTCGATATCCGAGAGAAACCGGCTTTTCCCGGACCCGGTCGGTCCAAGCAGCGCCGTGATTTCACCGGGAGTAAAAATAATATCATGGCATGCCGAGTTGCCGGATTTGTCACTGCCCGCGGTCACCGTGAGGCTGTCGAGTGTGGTCATATCAGACGACATGGGCGTCTCCAAATTCGGCTTTTTTCACATTTCCTTTCTGGTACCGGCTGCCGATACGTGTTTCGCTGAGGCAGTACGAGCAGACGGCCGCCGGCATGGCAAACCGCAATCGCATGTCGGTGACGGAGACAATATCCGGGGCCATGGCAAGCACGGTGGCCAGCTCCTGACATCCTTGACCGGTCAGGCCGTTGATATGCCGGATAATGGCGCGAGAATTCATCTGGCGGATGCGGTGTCGGTAGACTTCGCGTTCTGCCTGAGAAACAAGATCGCCTTTGGTGACAAGAACGAGGTCGGCCAGTTTGAGCATGGGACCGATTTTCTGCGGGGCATCGATCCCCATAAGATTATCGATGACACACAGCCCCAAAGCACCGCGCAGGTGCGGAGAACAGCGGTTGCAGAGTCCAGCTGTTTCGATGACGCAGCATTCAGCACCGGTGTTCTTGGCCCACTCGAATGTTTCTTCAAGATTCGTGGCAAAGAAATGGTCCGGACAAAGCCCGCCGGACAGAACCGCCGTGGCCGGAATATCCGCGTCATGATAGGCGAGATTGTCGCGGGTTTGGAGGCAGTCGAACTTAATGACGGCGCAGGCAACACCTTTCTTTTTGAGAGCGGCACAGGTGCGGAGAAGCACCGATGTCTTGCCGCATGAAGGCGGTCCGGCAACGGTAATCAGTCGCATTATTTCACCTGCACAAGTTTGCGAAAGCGGTCATTGAGTTCGTCGCGGACCGTGGTGATGTCGCGTTCTGCAATAAAATCCCAACCCACCCACTTGATACGGGCGTTCTTGTCGAGTCCTTCCGGCAGGGGACCGGAAAGCGGCAGGAACCAGCGGGCGCTTTCAATCTGGCCGAACCCACTATTGAGAAAGGACACAAGCGGTTTCAATCGCTCTGCTTCGCTTTTTTTCACGAGAAAATAGAGCGGGCTGGCAGCGGCTCCATCCTCAGGCCAGATGACACGCATATGGTCGGGGTGTTTGGAACTTTCGGCAAAGAAATACGGAATGATATAGATTCCACCGGCATTCGACACACCGCCGGATTTCCCCATATGCGACGAATGCATGAGCCCGTAGACGTTTTCGGCAAAGCGTTCGATACCTTCCCAACCATACTCTTTATAATAGTTGATAAGGACGGCATCGGCCATATCGTCGCCGTCTCCGCACATATTGATATGTCCCCGATAACGAGGATCGAGGAGGTCGCTCCACTGTGTGGGGGGCGGAACATCGCCGAGGCGTTTCATGTCGACGAGGAAAATATACGGTGTGAGGCCATAAATCACATAGTGGCCTGCCGGATCGATAATACCTGCCTGTTCGTGCATCGGTTCGACATAATCGGGCAGAATGGCTTCAAAAAAGCCCGCTTTTACAAAATGATCGGCAAATTCCTGTCGAAAAAAATCACCAAACCCAATGGATGCGATCATATCGGGTAAACGGTCCGGATCGGTCTCTCGATAGAGTGGATCAACCGGATCAACCGATGTGCATCCCATGGGAATATGGACGGAGAGAGGGGGACCGTCGTCTTTAGATTGTCGAACAATGGCATCAATCCCCTCTTTGACAGCGAGTTTGACCGGACATGGTGCGTATAACAATAAGTCAAGCTTCCCTGAGGCCGGAGTGGTCTCTTCGGCCATGGCAGAGACGGAAAAAATGAGTTCATCAAGTGTTTTCATGCTGTCCTTTCCTGGATGCGTGCTGACGACAAAATTGAAAGAGATTACGAAATTGAAATTCAATACCAAACAATCCCTCATTATAAAAGGCGTTATCGTGGGGACAGCAATTCATATGCCAAGAAATGTCTTCATTATCTCACGGAAAGAATTATTTGCGTGTAGAGCCTCGTCTCCCTCTTGACAGTCGATCCCTTTTCTTATGTCGTATTGTGAATAGATGGAGTAGGAAAAGGCCATATATGGAATGGTCGCATGTGTTGCGGATAATTTAGGAGAGGAGAATTGGTTCATGCGAGGAGTACGCATTACGTTTGTGTTTCTGGTTCTGATCGGAATGTTCGGCGCTTCGATCGCGTGTGCGGAACGCACGGTCATGGATCAACTCGGTAAGAAGGTTGCCCTGCCCGATGAGGTGAAACGTGCCGTTGTCCTGATGCACCACGCGTTGGATATCGCTATCCAACTCGATGCCGAAGGACAGATTGTCGGTGTTTTGGAACGATGGAACAAATATTTGCCCGATGCGGTCAATGCATTTCCTGCGTTAAAAGATATGCCCACACCCGGGGATTTGAAAACGATCAACATGGAGTCGTTGTTGGCGCTTCATCCCGATATCGTGATTGTCACACATTACGCGCCCGAAGATATGCGTTCGCAAATTGAAGCTGCTGGCATTCCCGTTGTCGGTGTTTCGTTGTATCGCGCCGACTTTGAGCAGGCTTCCCGCCTCAACCCCAAGTTGAAGGATCCTGATAAAGCGTACACCGAGGGGATGATCGAGGGGGTTACGTTATTGGGTGAAGTCTTTGGAAAACAAGACAATGCGGTAAAGCTCATTGAGACCATCAAAAAGAACAGAGCTATTGTTGCGGGGCATCTCAGCAACATTCCCGACGACCAAAAAGTCAGTTGCTACATGGCCAACCCAGAACTGCATACCTACGGTTCAGGGAAATATACCGGGGTCATCATGGATCGCGCCGGTGGTAAAAACGTTGCTGCTGAGTTAGATGGCTACCAGAAAGTCAATATGGAAGATGTGCTGCGCTGGAACCCCTCGGTAATTTTTGTTCAGAGCCGTTATAAATCCATCGTTCCCGAGATGAAATCCAATCCGGCATGGGCGCAAGTGGATGCGGTGAAAAATGGCAAGATTTATATTACTCCGGAATACGTCAAGCCTTGGGGGCATCCGACGCCTGAGTCCATGGCGCTTGGAGAAATCTGGATGGCGAAGAAACTCTATCCGAAAAAATTCGCCGATGTTGACCTGCCTGCGTTGGTGAATTCCTATTACGAGACATTCTACGGCATTCCCTACAAGGGACAGCACTAACATGACATATACTGTTTCACGTCAGACCGGTCGTATGATGGCCGGTCTGACGGTCTTCGTCGTGCTGTTGTGTCTTGGGTCGCTGATGCTTGGACGATACCCGATTGATCCTGTAACGGCGGTGTGGGCCGTTATCGCCAAGTTCATACCGGTATCCACTGACTTTCCGCCCACGCTGCAAACTGTTCTTTTCCATGTCCGACTGCCTCGCATTGGTGCGGCATTGCTTATCGGGGGCGGGCTCGCCATGTCAGGGGCATCTTTTCAAGGTCTCTTTCGGAATCCCCTGGTCTCTCCCTTTATTTTGGGTGTTGCCTCGGGTGCCGGTTTTGGCGCGGCTCTCGGAATTTTGCTGTCGGCCGGTATGTTCGGCATCCAATTGCTGGCATTTGTGTTTGGAGCTCTCGCCGTATTGCTTAGTTACGGTATGGGCCGGGTGTATAAGGCTGCACCGACCTTGGTCTTGGTACTTTCCGGCGTCATTGTCGGATCATTCTTCTCGGCGCTTCTTTCGTTACTCAAGTATGTTGCCGACCCGTATGATAAACTGCCGGTGATTGTGTATTGGCTCATGGGGTCGTTGGCGACCATGACGCAGGCAAAACTGTTTTCCGTGTGTGTCCCCATTCTATTGGGAATTGCTGTTCTCATGGTCGTGCGATGGCGCATCAATGTTCTGACATTGGGCGATGAAGAAGCCAAGGCGCTTGGCGTGTCAACAGGACGATTACGTCTTGTGATTGTGCTCGCGGCAACACTAATTACCGCGTCGGCTGTATCGGTAAGTGGCATTATCGGTTGGGTTGGGCTCGTCATTCCACATTTGGCCCGTATGCTCGTTGGACCTAATTATAGCCGACTCATGCCGGCGAGCTTGCTGCTGGGGGCGTGTTATATGTTGCTCATTGACGATGTTGCTCGAACCGTCACCGCATCGGAAATTCCACTTGGTATTTTGACTGCCACCATTGGTGCTCCAGTTTTCGCATTCCTCTTGCGAAAAGGGAGGCTCGGATGGGCGTGATCATGGAGGCCCAGAATATCGGTTTCGGGTATGACGGAAGTCAGGATCGTGTATTCGACCGACTCAGTTTCGCTATTCATCCCGGAGACGTCTTCTGCATTTTGGGACCGAATGGCACGGGAAAGTCGACCCTCCTCAAATGCCTGGCTGGCATTGAACCGGTTTCGTCCGGACATGTTGTTCTGCAAAATAGAAATATCGCCACGCTCTCACGTGCCGAAACGGCCAGAATCATCGCCTATGTCCCGCAAAGTCATCAGAGTCTTTTTGCCTTCACGGTGTTTGATGTCGTGGTGATGGGGCGTGCGCCCCATATCGGTGTGCTGTCATCCCCATCGCAAAAAGATTACGAAATTGCCGATAAAGCCATTACTGCGATGGGAATCACGCATTTACGGGATAAACAGTACACCAACATTAGCGGTGGAGAACGGCAACTCGTCCTCTTTGCCCGTATTTTGGCGCAGGAGCCGAAGGTTCTCTTGTTGGACGAACCGACCTCCCATCTTGATTTTGGAAACCAGGTCCAGGTGTTGGCTTTGGTCAAGCAGCTAGCGGAGCGGGGTATTGCCGTGATTATGACCACTCACTTTCCGGACCATGCGTTTCTCGTAGGTCATGAAACCGCCATTATGGCTTCAGGACGATTTATGGTGCAGGGCCCGCCGCATGAGGTCGTGACCGCGTCTCGGTTGAGTGATGTTTATGCTGCAGAGGTCCGGTTGGTGGATATCGAGGGATATGGCCGCATTTGTGTGCCTTTGCTCCCTGATGGCGTTGCTTCCTTATCTCATTCTTTGGGAGAGATACGATGAGGACACTCAATGTTATGAGTGCAGGGAGCCTTCGACTCCCTCTTGATGAAATTGCCGTAATGGCGAGTGAGCAAGAAAACATCAAAGTTGCCATAACCTACGGTCCGTCAGGGCTTTTACGGGAAGACCTAGAGCAAAATAATGCTGCTGAGTTATTGGTCTCAGCCGATATGGGCCATCCGACACAGCTTTGGGAACAGAAACTTGCGCTTCCTCCCATTCCGTTTGCCGGGAATTCTCTACGTCTTATGGTGGCACCTGGCGTTACAGTTCCGAACGGTGTGGACCGTGATCCTCCAATTGTATTGGATTGGTTGTTAGGGGATGACATTCGTATTGCAACTTCGACCCCTGGACTCGATCCTTCGGGCGATTATGCGTGGGAGTGCTTTGCCTTGGCGGAATCATTTCTTCCCGGCGCACAGGAAAGGCTGGCAGCAAAGGCTCTGCAAGCCGTTGGGGGGCGAGATCCGAAGTGGTGTCATCCGGTGGATGGGAAAAGCCCGGTGGCGAGATTGTTTCTTGAAGATCGAACCGATGTTTTTCTTGGTTATGCTACATCGGCTCTCCAGGTTGCATCGCAGGTTTCTGGATTGCGTGTGTGCAAGCTCCCAGAGGGACTTGAGGTTCATACCACTTGTGGCCTGTCGGTTTTGCGATCGGCCTCTCCGGCAGCATATATGTTTGCCTGCTTGCTGCTGTCGATACGTGGACAGTCACGTCTGAGGCAATACGGGTTCCGCACGTTTTCTTCGTGAAGAAATTGGGACATATTAAGGACAAACCCTCTTATAAAGGGTTTGTCCTCCTCTATCGTTTATCCTTCTCTTCCAGGTAACAAGCCAGCGAGGCGAGAACTTCCGGGAAATCACCTGAAGCCCCTTCTCCGATGGGGTGTGCTTCCGGGCCTTCGGCTTTGACCGCGAAGGTCACGCAGCATCGCTCCTCCGTCAATGGTTCTATGCTGTGCTTGACCTGAATCACCGTCTCATCAATCTTGGTTTCATCGACAAAGCTTCGTGGGGATTGGACATCAACCAACTGAGAGCGAATGACCTCATTGTCAGGGAGAACCATGGAGAACCAAACACCGGTCTCGAAGGGGCCATCAATCGTGATGTCTTGAACACCGGGGTTCCAGTCCTTCCATGTAGAAACATCAGACAATACTTTCCAGAGCATCGCGGAATTGACCTTTATCTCCTGATCGAACGAACGACTCCAAGATGTCTGCATGTGCTTACCTCTTTTTTTTGGGGGGGGGAGGGCTTCAGTACGGCCTCCAAGCTTGCTTGATCGCGAGTGTGCTCTCTTCACATCGCATCAGCTTCATGACCTTAACAAAGCATGCATGGTTCTTGTTGAAAACAACATCATAACACCGAGTCGGGAAAACGCTTAGAGAATATTTGCACCGCTTAACACCATGACTAAATGTTTGAGCACAACGGGATCAAATGCGCCTTCCATAGATTTGCTCATAAACTGAAGCGCCTTGTATGGGGTGAGCGCATTTTTCGACGGGGTTGGCGTGGTGAGTTGAAGGTAGGTGTTGCAGGCTGACAGAACTTTAATGGAAAACGGGATATGGTCACCACTAATACCCGAGGGATAACCAGATCCATCTTCATGTTCGTGATGCAATAAAATGCACGACATACTTAGCCCATCGAGGGGGAGGTTGGCGCACAATGCTGTTCCATACACCGTGTGTTGCTGCAAGAGTTTGATTTCCACAGGATCCGTTGTCAGGCCATTTTTATCGAGTATTTTCTTGTGGATAGAAAGCTTGCCGACGTCGTGGAGAAGTGCTCCGATGCCGGCATTGGTTATGGTTTTGTGATCAAGGTCAAACGTGTTCAATACCGCCATTGTCAGAACAAACACATCGACATTGTGCGTGAACACATCGTAATTGTGTGCAATAAGCTGGCCCAGCTTCGCCAACGCCTCTTCATTATTGAAAAAGTTGACGCAATCCGTAACCATTCGCATGATGTCTTTGAAAAAACGCTGCTTGACCTTTTCCGGCAGCTTATTCGTAAAAAATTCGCTGATCATATGTGTGGAGACATCGTGAAGAATTTCTGCACGGTCTTCCATAGGAATGCTTTCATTTTCCAGAATCTGTCCGAGGTTGACGCGGACATACTGATCGAATGCTTTTTTTTGAGAACCTTTGATGAAAACTTCTTCGACACCGAGGTCATAAAGTTTTGTTTTGATGCGCTCGTCGAAACGTTCGCGCTCTTTCGTGAAGAGTACGTAATTGGAGCCCCGTCTGACGTAGACTTCAAAATTTCCCAATCGTTCTGGAAAGATAAGATGCGGAGAAATGGGGAGATAAGGTTCTTTGACCTCTTCGGTGATCACCGTGCCCTCCTGTGATGTTTTCGCATTATCTACTCGAAAATGAACGAGCCATAAACCCCTTGAAAAGATCGAATATATTGTGATGACGCTCTATTCGTTGCGGAGAAACGGAGCACTGCTTTGTGAGAGGGTCCGCCAAGCGCTGGCAAGTCCCATTGCCATTGTCAGACCTGCGCCGGCGAGAACGGCGAGAATCGCTGGGCCGATGAAAAATGTAAATGGTAATTCCATAAATACGCTAACAAATGCTGCAGACAAAATCCCCCCGAGAATAAGGGCGGCAAGTCCGGCTGCAGCGCCAATGAGAGCGTATTCCAAAAGTAAAATGGACAAAATGGTTTTTCGTGTCGCTCCGCAAACTTTGAAGATGACCGTTTCATAGGCCTTGCGTCGCATTTCAGCACGAAGACTTTGAGACAACACAAGAATACCGGCAAAAAGGGTCACACCCGCTGCTGTACCGACCGTGGCGACAATGGTCTCTGCAATGTCCTTGACTGTTTGGAGCGCGTCGGCAACTTTTATGGCGGTGATATTCGGGAATGTCGATGTAACGGTGTTGAACACGTTTTCATCAGCATCGACAATATCTTTGGATGTGTAGACCGTAGCAATATAGGTCAGCGGGAATGTTTCGATAAGTCCCGGAGAGAGAACAAAAACATGGTTGATGCCGAGAGAAAGCCAGTTCACACGTCGTAGACTGGTGACTCTTACGGTGATGTCTTTGCCCAAGATATTAAGCGTAACAGTGTCACCAACACGAATACCAAGTCCTTCTGCGACATCCTCAGTCATGGAGGCCAACGGTGGCCCTGAGTAATCTGGGGCCCACCATGTACCGGAAGTAATTTCGGCATGTTCAGGCGGTGAGGCTGAAAATGTTAGCCCTCTATCGCCACGAACGGCCCATTCGACGTCCGGGGAGTAGTCAATATGCTCAATGGGAGTATCGTTAATATCAACAATACGGCCACGAAGTGTGGGAGATGTTTCATATTTTATCACACCGTTTATGTGAGAGACTGCATCAATAAACGCTTCGCGTTGGTGTGGTTGGATATCAATGAAAAAGAACGCCGGAGCCATAGCGGGGATTTCACGTTGGAATCGGTCGTTAAAATTGGCGTTGACCAGTGTCAGAGCGCATAAGACGGTTAATCCCAAGCCGATGGACGCAAGAACGCCGGATGTGGGGTTTCCCGGCCGAGTCAATCCGGAAAGCGCAAGGCTGAGCAAGGGGTGTTTGGGACGAGGAATGGCGCGTAAGACGACCAAGAGAACGGTGATGACGAGGCGAAAGAGAAGAATACATAATACAACAGCGCCAAGAAATCCCCAGGCCAGACGTTTATCGGCAATACTGACGAGGACAAGAC includes the following:
- a CDS encoding SRPBCC family protein, with protein sequence MQTSWSRSFDQEIKVNSAMLWKVLSDVSTWKDWNPGVQDITIDGPFETGVWFSMVLPDNEVIRSQLVDVQSPRSFVDETKIDETVIQVKHSIEPLTEERCCVTFAVKAEGPEAHPIGEGASGDFPEVLASLACYLEEKDKR
- a CDS encoding FecCD family ABC transporter permease; the protein is MTYTVSRQTGRMMAGLTVFVVLLCLGSLMLGRYPIDPVTAVWAVIAKFIPVSTDFPPTLQTVLFHVRLPRIGAALLIGGGLAMSGASFQGLFRNPLVSPFILGVASGAGFGAALGILLSAGMFGIQLLAFVFGALAVLLSYGMGRVYKAAPTLVLVLSGVIVGSFFSALLSLLKYVADPYDKLPVIVYWLMGSLATMTQAKLFSVCVPILLGIAVLMVVRWRINVLTLGDEEAKALGVSTGRLRLVIVLAATLITASAVSVSGIIGWVGLVIPHLARMLVGPNYSRLMPASLLLGACYMLLIDDVARTVTASEIPLGILTATIGAPVFAFLLRKGRLGWA
- a CDS encoding substrate-binding domain-containing protein, translating into MRTLNVMSAGSLRLPLDEIAVMASEQENIKVAITYGPSGLLREDLEQNNAAELLVSADMGHPTQLWEQKLALPPIPFAGNSLRLMVAPGVTVPNGVDRDPPIVLDWLLGDDIRIATSTPGLDPSGDYAWECFALAESFLPGAQERLAAKALQAVGGRDPKWCHPVDGKSPVARLFLEDRTDVFLGYATSALQVASQVSGLRVCKLPEGLEVHTTCGLSVLRSASPAAYMFACLLLSIRGQSRLRQYGFRTFSS
- a CDS encoding HD-GYP domain-containing protein; its protein translation is MITEEVKEPYLPISPHLIFPERLGNFEVYVRRGSNYVLFTKERERFDERIKTKLYDLGVEEVFIKGSQKKAFDQYVRVNLGQILENESIPMEDRAEILHDVSTHMISEFFTNKLPEKVKQRFFKDIMRMVTDCVNFFNNEEALAKLGQLIAHNYDVFTHNVDVFVLTMAVLNTFDLDHKTITNAGIGALLHDVGKLSIHKKILDKNGLTTDPVEIKLLQQHTVYGTALCANLPLDGLSMSCILLHHEHEDGSGYPSGISGDHIPFSIKVLSACNTYLQLTTPTPSKNALTPYKALQFMSKSMEGAFDPVVLKHLVMVLSGANIL
- a CDS encoding ABC transporter ATP-binding protein gives rise to the protein MGVIMEAQNIGFGYDGSQDRVFDRLSFAIHPGDVFCILGPNGTGKSTLLKCLAGIEPVSSGHVVLQNRNIATLSRAETARIIAYVPQSHQSLFAFTVFDVVVMGRAPHIGVLSSPSQKDYEIADKAITAMGITHLRDKQYTNISGGERQLVLFARILAQEPKVLLLDEPTSHLDFGNQVQVLALVKQLAERGIAVIMTTHFPDHAFLVGHETAIMASGRFMVQGPPHEVVTASRLSDVYAAEVRLVDIEGYGRICVPLLPDGVASLSHSLGEIR
- a CDS encoding ABC transporter substrate-binding protein yields the protein MRGVRITFVFLVLIGMFGASIACAERTVMDQLGKKVALPDEVKRAVVLMHHALDIAIQLDAEGQIVGVLERWNKYLPDAVNAFPALKDMPTPGDLKTINMESLLALHPDIVIVTHYAPEDMRSQIEAAGIPVVGVSLYRADFEQASRLNPKLKDPDKAYTEGMIEGVTLLGEVFGKQDNAVKLIETIKKNRAIVAGHLSNIPDDQKVSCYMANPELHTYGSGKYTGVIMDRAGGKNVAAELDGYQKVNMEDVLRWNPSVIFVQSRYKSIVPEMKSNPAWAQVDAVKNGKIYITPEYVKPWGHPTPESMALGEIWMAKKLYPKKFADVDLPALVNSYYETFYGIPYKGQH